Proteins encoded together in one Lysinibacter cavernae window:
- a CDS encoding alternate-type signal peptide domain-containing protein codes for MNKLSKGLIVSGLGVALLLGTGGSLALWNVSAQSEAGSINTGDLNLVVAPTGQTWEIQTGPATWAPIADIADFKMVPGDVVRLTQPMNVTLVGDNMKASLTVDTEAAVVSGDATAADLFTVNTSFLAPDVAGVQLPVQTPGTNVWNFSEQVLGGTQTFKQQITFDFSAAASDRVGSVSKVDLSKTNFVLEQVAL; via the coding sequence ATGAACAAGCTTTCTAAAGGTCTAATCGTTTCTGGTCTTGGCGTCGCACTTCTGCTCGGAACCGGCGGCTCACTCGCACTCTGGAACGTCAGCGCGCAGAGCGAGGCAGGCAGCATCAACACCGGTGATCTGAACCTCGTCGTCGCTCCTACCGGCCAAACATGGGAGATCCAGACCGGTCCGGCCACCTGGGCACCAATCGCCGACATTGCCGACTTCAAGATGGTTCCGGGCGACGTCGTCCGCCTGACCCAGCCGATGAACGTCACCCTTGTTGGTGACAACATGAAGGCAAGCCTCACGGTAGACACCGAGGCAGCCGTAGTGTCGGGTGACGCAACCGCCGCAGACCTCTTTACAGTCAACACGAGCTTCCTTGCACCCGATGTCGCTGGCGTCCAGCTGCCGGTGCAGACTCCAGGAACCAACGTTTGGAACTTCAGCGAGCAGGTGCTCGGCGGAACCCAGACGTTCAAGCAGCAGATCACCTTCGACTTTTCCGCAGCGGCGTCAGACCGGGTCGGGAGCGTCTCGAAGGTTGACCTGAGCAAGACCAACTTCGTCCTTGAGCAGGTTGCGCTCTAA
- a CDS encoding DUF817 family protein has product MAKHPAAEQDSVSDQDRFTSVEQSLDDRIHRWLRGLPRNRVSSFLTGLLIFGIKQAWACIFGALLLVAILATQLWYPDNAWLARNDLLTLIAIAIQITLLATKLETAKELRVVLIFHVVGTGMELFKTQMGSWTYEQEGFLHIGPVPLFTGFMYGAVGSYMVRVYRLFDLRFNRYPRQWVTAVIASAIYVNFFSHHFVWDARWLLLAVVAVAFGPTVMHYRVRERYFRMPLLVAFGLVALFIWIAENAATFGGAWLYPNQADGWSLVSPQKIVSWFLLMIISVSLVTWLYPPKRLVVHHERGSEVSA; this is encoded by the coding sequence GTGGCGAAGCATCCGGCCGCCGAACAGGATTCGGTCAGCGACCAAGACCGATTTACGTCGGTTGAGCAGTCGCTTGATGACCGCATCCACCGCTGGCTCAGGGGCCTCCCTCGGAATCGAGTATCGTCGTTTCTAACCGGCCTGCTCATCTTTGGCATCAAGCAAGCGTGGGCCTGCATTTTTGGCGCCCTGCTGCTTGTCGCGATCCTCGCAACGCAACTCTGGTACCCGGATAATGCGTGGCTTGCCCGCAACGACCTGTTGACCCTGATCGCTATCGCAATCCAGATCACGCTGCTTGCCACAAAGTTGGAGACGGCAAAAGAGCTCAGAGTTGTTCTCATCTTTCACGTTGTTGGCACGGGGATGGAACTCTTCAAGACACAGATGGGGTCGTGGACCTATGAGCAGGAGGGGTTTCTGCACATCGGCCCTGTCCCCCTGTTCACCGGCTTCATGTATGGGGCGGTTGGCTCGTACATGGTTCGCGTCTACCGACTCTTTGATCTTCGATTCAACCGCTATCCGCGGCAGTGGGTCACCGCCGTGATCGCATCCGCGATCTACGTCAATTTCTTCTCGCATCACTTTGTGTGGGATGCCAGGTGGCTCTTGCTTGCCGTCGTCGCGGTGGCATTTGGCCCAACCGTGATGCACTACCGCGTTCGAGAGCGTTATTTTCGAATGCCGTTATTGGTGGCATTTGGACTCGTTGCCCTGTTTATTTGGATCGCCGAGAACGCGGCCACGTTTGGCGGCGCCTGGCTCTATCCCAACCAGGCCGATGGTTGGAGCTTGGTCTCGCCGCAGAAGATCGTTTCGTGGTTTTTGCTCATGATCATTTCAGTGTCGCTCGTGACCTGGCTCTATCCACCAAAGCGTTTGGTTGTGCATCACGAGAGGGGCAGCGAAGTCTCCGCGTAG
- a CDS encoding signal peptidase I gives MAAHAANRRSRTAWDITKAIAFGVVVSALIVIVAALIVVPRATGSTTYTILTNSMAPGLPPGTVIVTQPRAISDIRVGDVITYQVESGKPAVITHRVVGISTDTRGETAFITRGDNNSVNDPEPIIREQVLGVVIYSVPYIGLAINAVTGNAKLLVPVLIAVVFILWGLGYVVSYVLSRKKKQAALPEDDAA, from the coding sequence ATGGCAGCACACGCAGCTAACCGTCGCTCCCGCACCGCATGGGACATCACCAAAGCAATTGCGTTTGGCGTTGTTGTATCGGCGCTCATTGTGATTGTCGCGGCCCTTATTGTTGTGCCGCGTGCCACGGGGTCGACCACCTACACAATCTTGACCAACTCGATGGCCCCGGGACTTCCGCCAGGGACGGTCATCGTGACCCAGCCGCGCGCGATCTCCGACATCCGCGTTGGTGACGTCATCACTTACCAGGTCGAATCGGGCAAGCCAGCGGTCATCACTCACCGCGTGGTTGGCATCAGCACCGACACCAGAGGCGAGACCGCGTTTATTACCAGGGGCGATAACAACTCGGTCAACGATCCTGAACCAATCATTCGCGAGCAGGTACTCGGCGTAGTTATCTACTCGGTTCCCTATATTGGCCTCGCTATTAACGCCGTGACAGGAAACGCAAAACTGCTTGTACCCGTTCTCATCGCGGTCGTGTTCATCCTTTGGGGCCTTGGCTATGTGGTCTCATACGTACTTTCACGAAAAAAGAAGCAGGCCGCCCTCCCGGAAGACGATGCCGCATGA
- a CDS encoding DUF6157 family protein: MRGCGQENAHACGRLRGAKPTIASLQYELLSSAPYARTSDELLFAVHLIRAGVDESQLKPSERAEAFASFVAKPQACLRASPLGKQYGWGIHHDTDAKVALYGRGTAEYRRLADDSSVTQAMAMRLTRQ, encoded by the coding sequence GTGCGCGGATGTGGCCAAGAAAACGCCCATGCTTGTGGCCGATTGCGCGGAGCAAAGCCCACAATTGCCTCCCTGCAATACGAGCTGCTTTCGTCGGCCCCGTATGCGCGTACTTCTGATGAACTTCTCTTTGCCGTTCACCTGATTCGTGCCGGCGTGGACGAATCGCAACTGAAGCCGTCGGAACGAGCCGAAGCTTTCGCATCCTTCGTCGCAAAACCACAGGCGTGCCTCCGCGCATCACCGTTGGGCAAGCAGTACGGCTGGGGAATCCACCACGACACCGACGCGAAGGTTGCCCTCTATGGCCGAGGCACCGCCGAGTATCGCCGCCTCGCGGACGACAGCAGCGTGACCCAAGCGATGGCGATGCGCCTCACTCGTCAATGA
- a CDS encoding ion channel encodes MSPTTSAHRAISASASRWRSRYWLVLLLVAVSYVACAVQTGPNPSSLSLLIQLVTIAVTLQVAAVRPRIRRFGWMFAAVIGVATLIGTLLGAEGHTLDVTLAAVSVIAYAAAAAIIIADQVRQRSFNLQALWAVIAAYVMVGLSFTFVYNLVSLVSAAPVFGEGQADSLSSQLFFSFTTLTTTGYGNMVPVTPMLQSIAILEAIAGQLFLITAVARIVNANKSIKSTRAHDSEADER; translated from the coding sequence ATGTCACCCACCACGTCGGCACACCGAGCGATCTCTGCGAGCGCCTCACGCTGGAGGTCTCGCTATTGGTTGGTCCTGCTCCTCGTGGCGGTGTCGTATGTGGCGTGTGCGGTGCAGACGGGGCCGAACCCAAGCTCGCTGTCCTTACTCATTCAGCTGGTCACAATCGCTGTCACGCTGCAGGTGGCAGCGGTGAGGCCACGTATTCGGCGTTTTGGTTGGATGTTTGCCGCGGTCATAGGCGTTGCCACGCTTATCGGCACACTGCTTGGCGCAGAGGGACACACCCTTGATGTGACGCTTGCCGCGGTTTCCGTCATCGCTTACGCTGCGGCGGCGGCCATCATCATTGCTGATCAGGTGCGGCAGCGTTCGTTCAATTTGCAGGCCCTCTGGGCAGTGATCGCCGCGTATGTCATGGTTGGCCTGAGCTTCACGTTTGTCTACAATTTGGTCTCACTCGTTTCGGCAGCGCCGGTGTTTGGTGAGGGCCAGGCTGATTCCCTGTCGAGCCAGCTGTTCTTCTCCTTCACGACGCTCACAACAACCGGCTACGGAAACATGGTGCCGGTCACGCCGATGCTGCAGAGCATCGCCATTCTTGAGGCCATTGCCGGGCAGCTCTTCCTGATCACCGCCGTTGCACGAATCGTGAACGCGAATAAATCGATCAAAAGCACCCGTGCGCACGATTCGGAGGCGGACGAGCGCTGA
- a CDS encoding Ig-like domain-containing protein, with protein MGFHNLTSYRTQRKLTSQPSRRISLLAVFALVAGLSFVAFAAPQAASADVSAQCASPTRTVSPSDRSISVASGETVLVAADFTGGIDALPTNGALCIASGATLTGSYLNNAAGSLSVAAGGSLSLPSIAVATGFLLDVEGSAAVAGLAMNGNATIHVADGATFTSAGSIASASGEFHNEGEFHVDGALDLNTGVLFENSGILSVKGGANINGQLTNSGIANFSLGLTINGSGSLHNSCAVNALGDLMNNGGTSQNEGIVLTTGNFTNNGRWTQSHNGVSSAVGFTDDGTVTGFGRYHFTGNSSVQGTFIGDSAADPIVVQSTAPGSQLFNTQTGGVSNAMRGTVNLLVPFPACGSTTEPSPTADVEVAKDGPATVFENGVVTYTITVTNHGPSAAAGVTAYDQLPTGFTLDPASTTGTVNSGRISWSLGDLGVNETITLSFSGTATAPVGTILTNGAIASSTTPDTAPSNNDGTSESSRVSTEVIATPPPANVAPVANDLTRDTSTRLLEVGQVQASDADAGQKLTYTKATSPAHGNVYFTASGGFVYLSDADFSGFDSFDYQVCDNGTPVLCDTATVTFNVYPRAIDDNAQTFEASPVAIPLLANDIPGSQLETTITATPANGQVSVNATAGVATYVPADGFTGTDTFEYQICSLTSPQLCAIATVTVTVIAENNPPVVQPLTQITVVDSATTETVTATDPNAGDILTDESGIPPRSGSVSVDAGGTVVYTPHHGFAGRDEYTVIVCDDGTPQLCATGLVSVEILPLASPDLATTRAGTPVSIEVLTNDAGTVSAPTVASQPTNGSVSITGGTAVYTPATGFVGTDSFTYTICALEAADLCATTTATITVTAAQPGTTPPGTTQPPAHGGNASGPSTGGLAVTGANDPIAPALGWAALAAGFACIAAARSRKQRQI; from the coding sequence GTGGGCTTTCACAATCTGACCAGCTATCGAACACAGCGCAAGTTGACGAGCCAGCCATCGCGGCGAATCAGCTTGCTCGCGGTGTTCGCCCTCGTCGCTGGCCTCTCGTTTGTGGCATTTGCTGCGCCGCAGGCAGCGTCGGCCGATGTGAGCGCACAGTGCGCATCCCCGACTCGAACCGTCTCACCGTCTGACCGTTCCATTTCCGTAGCCAGCGGCGAAACGGTTCTGGTTGCTGCCGACTTCACCGGCGGCATCGACGCACTGCCAACAAATGGCGCCCTCTGCATCGCCTCTGGCGCGACGCTGACCGGCTCGTACCTGAATAATGCGGCGGGGTCACTCTCTGTTGCCGCCGGGGGTTCACTCTCGCTTCCGTCGATTGCCGTCGCAACCGGATTCCTCCTCGACGTTGAGGGCTCGGCTGCGGTCGCCGGCCTGGCGATGAATGGCAATGCCACGATACACGTTGCCGATGGTGCAACGTTCACCTCGGCAGGCTCAATTGCCTCGGCCTCGGGGGAATTTCATAACGAGGGCGAGTTCCATGTTGACGGTGCGCTCGATCTGAACACCGGCGTCCTGTTCGAAAACTCCGGCATCCTCTCGGTCAAGGGCGGTGCCAATATCAACGGCCAGCTCACGAACTCCGGAATAGCCAACTTCTCGCTCGGGTTGACCATCAACGGATCGGGCTCGCTCCACAATAGTTGCGCGGTCAACGCGCTCGGCGATCTCATGAACAACGGTGGCACCTCACAGAACGAGGGCATTGTTCTCACAACGGGCAACTTCACCAATAACGGGCGTTGGACTCAGTCTCACAACGGGGTATCAAGCGCGGTCGGCTTCACCGACGACGGCACCGTCACCGGGTTTGGTCGCTATCACTTCACTGGCAACTCGAGCGTGCAGGGCACATTTATCGGAGACTCTGCGGCAGACCCCATCGTGGTGCAATCAACAGCCCCCGGCTCACAACTCTTCAACACGCAAACAGGCGGTGTCTCAAATGCCATGAGGGGCACGGTGAACCTACTCGTGCCGTTCCCCGCGTGTGGGTCAACAACAGAACCGAGCCCAACCGCCGACGTTGAGGTCGCCAAGGACGGCCCGGCAACCGTCTTCGAAAACGGAGTTGTCACCTACACCATCACGGTCACCAACCACGGCCCCTCTGCCGCGGCAGGGGTCACTGCATACGACCAGCTCCCCACGGGTTTCACGCTCGACCCGGCATCAACGACGGGCACCGTGAACAGCGGTCGCATCAGCTGGAGCCTCGGTGATCTTGGCGTCAACGAGACGATCACGCTCTCCTTCTCTGGAACGGCCACCGCGCCTGTTGGCACCATTCTCACCAACGGCGCGATTGCATCCTCAACAACTCCGGACACCGCGCCAAGCAACAACGACGGAACATCGGAATCCAGCAGGGTATCGACCGAGGTGATCGCGACTCCCCCACCCGCGAATGTCGCGCCCGTTGCAAACGATCTCACTCGTGACACCAGCACCAGGCTGCTTGAGGTCGGTCAGGTGCAAGCATCCGATGCAGATGCCGGACAAAAACTCACCTACACAAAGGCGACGTCCCCCGCGCACGGAAACGTGTATTTCACCGCATCCGGCGGGTTTGTCTATCTCTCCGACGCCGACTTTAGCGGCTTCGACAGCTTCGATTATCAGGTGTGCGACAACGGCACTCCCGTGCTGTGCGATACGGCAACCGTGACCTTTAACGTGTACCCGCGAGCCATAGATGACAACGCGCAAACGTTTGAAGCATCGCCCGTCGCTATTCCGCTCCTGGCAAACGATATCCCGGGCAGCCAACTCGAAACGACAATCACGGCCACCCCAGCCAACGGCCAGGTCTCTGTCAACGCCACCGCGGGTGTGGCCACATATGTCCCTGCCGATGGTTTTACGGGAACCGACACCTTTGAGTATCAGATCTGTTCGCTCACTTCTCCCCAGCTGTGCGCTATCGCCACGGTGACGGTGACCGTCATCGCCGAGAACAACCCTCCGGTAGTTCAACCGCTGACACAAATAACGGTCGTCGATTCGGCAACCACCGAAACCGTGACCGCAACCGACCCAAACGCTGGGGATATCCTGACCGATGAAAGCGGAATCCCGCCACGCAGCGGCAGCGTTTCTGTCGATGCGGGCGGAACCGTTGTCTACACCCCGCATCATGGCTTTGCAGGCCGGGATGAGTACACGGTCATCGTCTGTGACGACGGCACGCCCCAGCTCTGCGCTACCGGACTCGTCAGCGTAGAGATCTTGCCGCTTGCGTCACCCGATTTGGCAACAACGCGGGCAGGAACTCCCGTCTCCATCGAGGTACTCACAAACGATGCAGGAACCGTCTCTGCCCCCACCGTCGCCTCGCAGCCAACCAACGGATCGGTCAGCATTACTGGCGGAACAGCCGTCTACACTCCAGCGACCGGTTTTGTAGGGACCGACAGTTTCACCTACACAATTTGCGCGCTCGAGGCGGCTGACCTCTGCGCAACAACAACCGCAACTATCACGGTAACCGCTGCACAGCCCGGTACTACACCGCCTGGTACAACACAGCCCCCAGCTCACGGTGGAAATGCCTCCGGACCAAGCACGGGAGGCCTGGCCGTCACCGGCGCCAACGACCCAATCGCGCCTGCCCTCGGATGGGCAGCTTTGGCAGCAGGCTTCGCCTGCATTGCCGCGGCCAGAAGCCGCAAACAGCGCCAGATCTAG
- a CDS encoding PadR family transcriptional regulator, whose translation MTPTHRDAAEDWPSDWLRATLGLCTLRSLEAGPSYGYAIISSLKDSGLGTIKGGTLYPLLTRFEEAGLVSTEWRAGDGGPGRKFFALTTTGRAELNRLRTEWAAFTTISNSFLTADPIGEEVFS comes from the coding sequence ATGACCCCAACTCATCGTGATGCAGCGGAAGACTGGCCAAGCGACTGGCTCCGCGCTACCCTCGGCCTCTGCACGCTTCGATCACTTGAGGCTGGGCCGTCCTACGGCTACGCCATCATCTCTTCTCTCAAAGACAGCGGCCTCGGCACAATCAAGGGCGGAACGCTCTATCCCCTCCTCACCAGGTTTGAAGAGGCCGGTCTCGTGAGCACCGAGTGGCGGGCAGGCGATGGCGGCCCCGGCCGCAAGTTCTTTGCCCTCACCACAACCGGACGCGCAGAACTCAACCGGCTCCGCACAGAATGGGCAGCGTTCACCACAATCAGCAATTCATTCCTAACAGCCGACCCTATCGGCGAGGAGGTTTTCTCATGA
- a CDS encoding RCC1 domain-containing protein translates to MSDLGYGMAAQTESRRRSLRRWVGAATVLVCTLAGVLGSMPAEALWSINDAKFTAVASTDVLTAPTKPSALLPEANALSVSTSTGPSSDTLSPSYTFERSTTSDFASPTTLHSDSPTVRDTGNVAPTATPMKLSKISTGVNSSCGLSAGDVYCWGQNDTGQLAQGTLFTSSNVPLKVLRVTDNAGSQIPAAAVFVDVSVGEGTACAATTKEAYCWGINRSGNATANLAGVITLARKVPTGVIDGISSISVGYDHTCAIFGSRGASCWGGNLSGQMGNGNSGVSGAFAPTQVATYGVAGSAIPNGAVATKVSAGNQYTCLIASNNAYCFGINTYGSLGNGNTTMYAVPQRVVTGTMPINTVSDIVTAVESQNNVRASCAIANSNVYCWGAASYGALGNGTVAPNVSSPVRVLQVPAGTAFSLASGSSGHCVMTMTNISWCWGGGTAGQLGNGMADVSLPIQTIVPQGKIVVQISSNSSTRCWLFSDGTAGCAGAGGYGRLGDGGAARPNAYTHTIVAMPSTLKCATGAVLLADNTCSLTSNTTYYYRVSVTLGNWSSPVSAVAALKTA, encoded by the coding sequence ATGAGTGATCTTGGCTACGGGATGGCGGCACAAACCGAATCGCGGCGACGCTCGCTTCGCCGCTGGGTTGGTGCGGCCACAGTGCTCGTGTGCACGCTTGCCGGTGTACTTGGCTCGATGCCTGCCGAAGCACTCTGGAGCATTAACGATGCCAAATTCACCGCAGTAGCCTCAACAGACGTACTCACCGCCCCGACTAAACCATCCGCGCTGTTGCCTGAGGCAAACGCACTGTCGGTCAGCACGAGCACCGGCCCAAGCAGCGACACACTCTCGCCCTCGTATACGTTTGAGCGCTCGACAACAAGTGACTTTGCTTCCCCAACGACGCTGCACAGCGACAGCCCGACGGTGAGGGACACCGGAAACGTTGCGCCAACGGCCACCCCGATGAAGCTCAGCAAGATTTCGACCGGGGTAAATTCCTCGTGTGGGCTCTCGGCTGGTGACGTGTACTGCTGGGGCCAAAACGATACTGGGCAGCTCGCCCAGGGAACCCTCTTCACGAGCTCAAACGTGCCGCTCAAGGTGCTGCGGGTAACCGATAACGCCGGTTCCCAGATTCCTGCCGCCGCCGTCTTTGTCGACGTTTCGGTTGGCGAGGGAACCGCTTGCGCCGCAACAACGAAGGAAGCCTATTGCTGGGGCATTAACCGCTCAGGCAATGCGACGGCCAACCTTGCCGGCGTCATTACGCTCGCCCGAAAGGTTCCGACCGGGGTCATTGACGGCATCAGCTCGATCTCCGTCGGCTACGACCACACCTGCGCAATCTTTGGCTCGCGGGGCGCAAGCTGCTGGGGCGGCAACCTCAGCGGACAGATGGGAAACGGCAACTCGGGCGTGAGCGGAGCCTTCGCTCCAACCCAGGTTGCGACATACGGTGTTGCAGGCTCGGCGATTCCGAACGGTGCGGTTGCCACAAAGGTCAGCGCTGGCAATCAGTACACCTGCCTCATCGCTTCCAATAACGCGTATTGCTTCGGCATCAACACATACGGCTCCCTTGGCAACGGAAACACAACCATGTATGCGGTTCCTCAGCGGGTTGTGACGGGCACGATGCCGATCAACACCGTGTCAGACATCGTGACGGCGGTTGAGTCCCAGAACAACGTTCGCGCATCGTGCGCGATTGCAAACTCAAATGTGTATTGCTGGGGTGCTGCCTCGTACGGCGCGCTTGGCAACGGAACGGTTGCCCCAAACGTCTCCAGCCCGGTCCGCGTCCTCCAGGTTCCAGCAGGAACAGCCTTTTCCCTCGCGAGCGGAAGCTCCGGCCACTGCGTCATGACGATGACCAACATCTCGTGGTGCTGGGGCGGGGGGACGGCAGGGCAGCTCGGAAATGGGATGGCCGACGTCTCGTTACCAATCCAGACCATCGTCCCGCAGGGCAAGATAGTGGTTCAGATTTCGAGCAATTCGAGTACCCGGTGCTGGTTGTTCTCCGACGGCACGGCCGGATGCGCCGGCGCTGGTGGCTACGGCAGGCTTGGTGACGGCGGCGCCGCACGTCCGAACGCGTACACCCACACGATTGTCGCGATGCCGAGCACCCTGAAATGCGCGACAGGTGCCGTCTTGCTTGCCGACAACACGTGTTCGCTCACGTCAAACACCACGTACTACTACCGGGTGTCGGTCACACTCGGCAACTGGTCAAGCCCTGTCTCCGCCGTCGCCGCGCTCAAGACGGCCTAG
- a CDS encoding MerR family transcriptional regulator — protein MLNIGEFSGITGLSVKALRHYDEKRVLAPSAIDEASGYRKYAEHQVREGVIIRALRDAGVPLAEVATIQATAEAPGADAALLLAAHRDRVAAERLREDLAYEAATQIIAALGVPTNVIERACAPQPFVARKVHVPAEPERVKELDDANELAGEQFAELFGLLQGDGLSPSGQFWTTLGPANHGTVELMCCWPTPTRLMTDWGGPETIVDELPARTELVATWHATDGPELPEGATHPAVVALFDHVSEREVSLRNAEVRQSVIGASEHDYAVEVAITIR, from the coding sequence ATGCTAAATATTGGAGAGTTTTCGGGAATTACCGGGCTGAGCGTGAAAGCACTGCGGCACTACGACGAGAAGCGAGTTTTGGCTCCCTCAGCTATCGACGAGGCCTCTGGCTATCGCAAGTATGCCGAGCATCAGGTGCGTGAGGGTGTCATCATCCGCGCCCTCCGCGACGCCGGAGTGCCGCTCGCCGAAGTGGCAACCATTCAAGCAACGGCGGAAGCGCCCGGAGCGGATGCCGCCCTCCTGCTCGCGGCACACCGAGACCGTGTTGCTGCCGAACGCCTCCGTGAAGACCTCGCATATGAAGCCGCCACGCAGATAATTGCCGCCCTCGGGGTGCCAACGAACGTCATCGAGCGGGCGTGTGCCCCGCAACCATTTGTAGCGAGGAAAGTACACGTGCCCGCCGAGCCGGAGCGAGTCAAAGAACTTGACGACGCAAATGAGCTGGCAGGAGAGCAATTTGCCGAACTCTTTGGGCTACTCCAGGGTGACGGCCTCTCGCCGAGTGGTCAATTCTGGACGACGCTTGGCCCGGCCAACCACGGCACGGTTGAACTGATGTGCTGCTGGCCGACCCCAACGCGCCTGATGACAGACTGGGGCGGCCCAGAGACGATCGTCGACGAGTTGCCGGCGCGAACCGAGCTCGTTGCCACCTGGCACGCTACTGATGGACCCGAACTGCCAGAGGGCGCCACGCATCCAGCGGTCGTTGCGCTCTTCGATCACGTATCGGAGCGTGAGGTTTCATTGCGCAACGCGGAAGTGCGTCAATCTGTTATCGGTGCGAGCGAGCACGACTACGCGGTTGAGGTCGCTATTACGATTCGGTAG